The Haliotis asinina isolate JCU_RB_2024 chromosome 3, JCU_Hal_asi_v2, whole genome shotgun sequence genome segment TTACAGTTGATAACAGCATCCGCTTGGTAGATAGGTTTAACACTTGCTGTCCACAACAACACATTCCAGAATCATGATTCCAGGTACCATTGGGGGCTTAGAAATATTCTCTTGGGATTATACATACATGGTTTATGGTACTGATCTCTTCAGTAttgatatataatattttgtcgTGACTTTTACAAGCGACTTTGACTTGTAAAGTACAACAAGACAAAATAACCCAGTCTTAAAAGCTCACTTTCTGTTGCCGTGGTTAATAACGTAACGACATGGTATGACCATGCCTCCTCCTTTCTCTCCTGGTGCACCAGGCCAAAGGGGAAAAACTTGGAACAGGTTCTCCAGCTGGTTCAGCAAACACGCCGTCACCAACATCAAGAATTTGCATGAATGACCCTGCAAGACTGCTTGGCACTTGTAGTGAGTCCTACCTTACTAAAATGCACCaagttataaaaatatatataatatgacttgaaaaaaaaacaagttcAACCTAAAGTATTGTCAAGTTGGTTATTTCCAATATTCATAACCCTTTACCTGGCAGACTGTTCTGTAGCGTAAATTACGTTTTGGTGAAATGGAGACCAAAACGTTTTATGTATCTATTTTGTGCAAAGAACATCAAAGACAGACCATTGAGTGATtgtatattttgaataaaagGAACTGGACTAACATTGTGAAACATATTACTTTGTTTCAACAGTACTTAACATTTTTTTGGTGGTTGACAGTTTTGAGGTGATCCCTATTTTCTGGTGATCCGGAACTGACTTAATCATGTGGTTCCATAAATTGCTCATTTCTCCAAAAATATGGCAGATGTAGAGAagatttttgttgctttttacaAGTGAAAGGTATATGCATGCAATGGTTTGTTAACTTGAAGCAGCTTGATTCTATTCTTATTTGAGATGGGCTGTTTCGAATGAGTTACCTCTTCCTGACGTGCCAACGAGAAATTACGCGATGATAGGTATCCTCGTTTCCAGACGCGCAAGTAAACGTTTTGTTGAGAtcaagtaaaacaaaatatatcacattaaaGAGCACTGTCTCGGCTTTAAAATGAGAGATTGAGTGAAGAAATCCATTGAGATTTACAGTTTCTTGGGTTAATGTACGTCGCAGTGATCCGGAATAGccgttttttttcacttttccgTGGCACTGTGTTCCTACAACCAAATACACCACACTACATTTTGAATGATGATATGCCACCCCACTTGGAAATAGTTTAACCAGCTAAACACCGCGTTCCTACCATGATACACCGACGATATCTTGGTAGGAACACGGTTGGCACCTAAATTGTTACCTACTTGCTATAACTATGCTTGGTTTAAGTCATTCTCACTAAAATAACAAGTGACTGTTTTCGATTTTCGTACATTAGTAGGTAGCTGCAGCGATAAACGAAGGGAGACTACTCATATGTTTCAAACTGTTGTCCGCTAATAAAAATTCGTTAGTCGCAGTACTGAATGTTcttgtggggtggggggtggggggtggggggtagaTATCAGACCATGTTTCGTGGTAAGGTGTTGTCTCTGATTATGAAAGTTGTGCAGTGAACATCAGAACATGTTTAGTGGTAAGGTATTGTCTATGATTATGTATTGTTGTGAAAAAAGTGTACGAACAATAATACACCGGAAGTATTAGACAATTTTTCATGTAGGAATACGCAGAGTATCCAGATGGCGACTGGAGAAGTCCATTATTTTACCCCATTTACCCCATTTCGGCTCTCATAATGGGAGTGAACCGTTTCATTCGGACCTGAGGTACTTTCAAAACTCTAGCTGTCGGCATGTTCATGCTCACTCACCCATCGCTAAACTGAGAACTGTATAAAACCTAGATATGAAACCATTGTGGTTCAATGGTGCATGTGTACCTGACATCCGACTTGTACACAAAAGACGTGACATTCTTTAGGTGCTCTTTATTTGACTGATTTGCTATAGTGAGATTAACAGACATGAAataatataaatgaaaatatgttcaatGGTGCCAGCTGTGCCAGTTTCAAGCGAACAGCCCGCACATAGAGGTTTTTATTCCCTTGGAAATGTCTACCACAAGTAACCTGGGGGTCCGTGTTAGAACTGTCCCCAGTAACATATAGTTATCGAAAGAGGCGGCCAAATATATATCTGGGCGACTTGCCTGCCTGCTCCTCTCATTGTACCCCTGCAGCATGGGGCGTTGCTCAGACTGTCAACCACGGGCTTGCCTGCTCCAGACTCGTCTACTTTCAGGTGGATGTGAAACAACCAAAATAATACTGATGAAAAGGAAACAAACCTGGGACATAGTCATATTTTTGTCACCATTAATCACCATTAGTCCCCACGTCTATAAACAGGCCGAGTGGGTGTTGTTCCAATATTCCGGTAACGTTCAGTGAAGAAGCAGCTGGTCCTACAAGTGAGTATTGTGTGTGTATACCTTTGCTTGCAGCTCAATGTTCGTGTCCAAAGTACTCGGAATGTCAGAAAGATGCAACTTTCGCCTCGCATGTAGTCTCCATACCGTGATGATAACAACAGCGATTACGAACGCACCACATGCAACAATGATGACCACAACTTTGTCATCGTAGGATAGTCCACCTTGGGAGGACTGCTCGCGCTTTTTGGTAAAAGGAGTAGTGGTTCTAGGAAGAGGTGTCCTGGATGTGATTGACGGAGATGTCTGAGCACTAGAACCTTTATTGTTGCTGGAGTTTTCAGATGCAGTGGATAGTTCACTTACTGTTGATGTCACCTCGGGAATAGTAGTAACGTTATCTTGACACGACGTCGTACGGATTTCAGCCATAACAGTTTCCTCCGTTGTCGCAGAGTTTCCTTCTGTGGAGGAGGTTGCTGGGGAAGAGCTGTCTGATACCGACACATTTGCTCCTAGTGATGCTGAATACTTTGTTGGTGAAGATGACATTTCTGATTGTTGAACAGAAGAAGCTTGGGTCGTCTCACGGGACGTTTCTTCAGTATATGGAAAACTGTGTCCAGTCAGTTGGGTGGGAGGAGCCTGACTCGAAGGTGATGAAGATGGAGATAGCAAGACACTTATCTGACCCCTCGTCGAGGCAACTGAAGATGACACCGAACTAGATTGGGGGACAAGTGTTTGACCACCCTCTGTTGGAGCAATGGTTGTGTGGGCAATGGACGTGGAGGAGCTCCACGTGCTGGCTGAGGAGGTTGTGGATGTTACGATTGATGACTGGTGACTGGTAGTATGGCTAGAGCTGCTGTTACCTATTTAGAGACACAACATGGGAATCAGATGGATAGTCGCAGAACTACTTAACGTATTGAATTCAAGGaatatttgtttacatgaagAGAAACAGAAGTGTAAAACAAATTATTAGCGAAAAAAGATTGGAACTTAATCACATACAATGCACAGCATTGCACACATCCTCGACAATCAAGAGTATTTATTATGCACTCTATGAAGATAATGCACTGGACCAATTCTGCAACACCTTTGCTTGGGGTGTCAACTGACACTGTTCTTGAATGTTTTTCTTTTGCGAATTGACTCAAACATAACATTAAAGTCTTCTCGTAAATGTACCCAGAAGGTATCCTTTTCAGGTAAGAGTACCTATATATGATATCATGTAATGTGCCGTGATTAAGGAAGTAGAGCTGTGTTGAAGTGAAGACATTTTGATTGTTGCATAGTACGAGGAATCATGGACCTCATTAGAGTTCTCGAATTATATGGTGCTGGTAACGTCACTATCGTGGCGAATGGGTTCTTGGCGTGTATTATAACGCAACTGTATTACTAAATCTAACGAAACACAGGATAATTGAGTTTCCGGCCAAGGTAATATTGCTTGATATTTTTCAAGACATACCTGAAATGAACTCACAAGCACCACTTGTTACGTTGATGTCATCTAAACCTATGAAAGATGCATGGCTTTTCTTTGTACCCTCGAATACAATCTAGAACAGAAGCACACATGAAACGGTACATCCATGGTTTGGTTTCACAGCTATTAGTTTTGTAATCTTCTAAAGTACATGTCCTTAACAACACTTACTTCTAATTTGCTACATTCTCAAAATGTGTTATACATCATgttttaaacttaacacctaaaTTTGCTTTCCTTTCAACATTATATACCTGTTTCATATATAGCTACAGTGCAATCTCATGTTCATGAATAGAATTATTGCGTACCTTAGTTGATGCATCAGCACACAGCGTGATATTTTCTCTCACTCTCCAAGACGTCATTCCATGAGTTGTGACCGAAGCTATTGGACGCCGTTGTCCTGACGTCTCTGCGTAGACGGTGAGGGTGTTGGGGTCCCCGGATGTTATAATATAGGCGAACTGAAGACAGACATATGTGTTCAGTCCGAGGGCTGGCGACGTAAGCCTGGCCATATCCTCGGCTCGGCTTGAGATGTTGTCAGTGGCAAGGTACATGTAATTCCCTTGGGAGAGGAATAAAGAGTTTGTTGAATTAAGTCATGTAATGTATATGATATAGATGACGTTCTACCATGGCAACGACTACAACTTGATTCTGATTGGACAAAAAGGATTAAGATCAGGTATCTACTTCAGTTCAGTAATCAAATGTAACCGAAAAAGAAGTAAGATTGCTTCTGAAAAGATTGAGGCACGCAATATTGGCCACCGATAACCCAATTGTGCACGTTCAATGTCAGTACAACAGCGTGTACAACATGTTCTATTTCTGAACACATACAATGAGTAGATCAGATATTAGTAACGGTGTCAGAGACACGACCATCGGTCACAAACGTGAGTGGTCTCCCACATGTGTTGCGCAGAGCCAACTCGCTAAAACTGGCGGTCTATTTGTACTAACATACCTTCATGTTAATGTTGAACATAGATCCAGATCGGAACTACAGATTGTAATAGAACCTATGTAAGTTACGGTCAGACTATGTCGAATTTCAAATGGCAGCAGGCTTACGTCTTAATTCTAATCCCACAAACTATAAAACACGATGCTGACATTTTTAATATCGCATATGTTTGTGCTACAGAAGTCGCTCAAAGCCGTCAAATCTCCAGTGGCAATGACACATTATTAATGTGGTGGACAACGTTTAATGCCTTTCAGAACGTGTAGTATCACATTGGCTTAAGGCAGGATCACGAATGACGATGTTTAATGACCGTTATCGGTTTGaacctgggattcgaacctgtgaaCACCGCCACAACTCAGGACGCAGCTGGAATTACGTCACCTTAGGCGCTAcctactgacgtggcagacgtGACATCTGTACCGGAATTTGAAAGGTTAAACTAAACAGGTGTATTTTGAATGTGAGTTGCAGTACCTGTTCCGGTGCCGTGGTCCCCTGGTATTACATATAAGTAGCCCTTCTTCCCATGTGTTAATCCCCACTGTAGAGGCCCCCTAGAGGACGTATAGCCGCATGTCCCGTTAGTCTCGAAGTCACACGACCCCGACATCAGCAACCCAGCAGGGCCCTGGACGTTGCAGTTCAACACCGTCGTCGTGGACATTCCCGGCGTTGACATCTGTGTAGTTTCAGTCGTTGAAGTTGGCGGTGATCTTGTCCTGGCAACTAGAGGCAGTGAATCAATTCAACATAGAATCATCAAGTGTTGCATCCTTACTATGATTAGACGGGTATTCTGTATAAACAAAGAAATGTGAGATAAATGAAGTGTATTTGTCTCGACTAATTGATGAGTAGAAGAATGGTGGCATAATCAATCTTACCATGTGGTTCTGACCATAGCCTGATATCGTCTAGCGCCATGTCGCTGCCGTAGGGGTGGGATACAGTCGACTCGAACTGAAGCTGGGAGGTGGAAGAGTTGACTGTGTAATTACATGTGACAGGGAAGCGCACATTGAACCACTAGCGAGGTGCTGTTCTCAATATAAGCCCGTTATTGTTATTTGACGTTATTGAAAGTGCACTGATCACTTTATAGATTACTTTCTCACA includes the following:
- the LOC137276882 gene encoding uncharacterized protein — its product is MTHVVLVLLGLWTTIVGGAQCLISCDFEDGLCGWSDLSNSSYDWTRHSGPTADFTSGPDNDHTFKDGTGHYVYTSGQRAARSSVAQLRSSTVILTSSVNLTFWYHMNGNGIGNVSLIREDNDTDDGIVLWSRHGRQGFNWLESHITLDPGTFQLQFESTVSHPYGSDMALDDIRLWSEPHVARTRSPPTSTTETTQMSTPGMSTTTVLNCNVQGPAGLLMSGSCDFETNGTCGYTSSRGPLQWGLTHGKKGYLYVIPGDHGTGTGNYMYLATDNISSRAEDMARLTSPALGLNTYVCLQFAYIITSGDPNTLTVYAETSGQRRPIASVTTHGMTSWRVRENITLCADASTKIVFEGTKKSHASFIGLDDINVTSGACEFISGNSSSSHTTSHQSSIVTSTTSSASTWSSSTSIAHTTIAPTEGGQTLVPQSSSVSSSVASTRGQISVLLSPSSSPSSQAPPTQLTGHSFPYTEETSRETTQASSVQQSEMSSSPTKYSASLGANVSVSDSSSPATSSTEGNSATTEETVMAEIRTTSCQDNVTTIPEVTSTVSELSTASENSSNNKGSSAQTSPSITSRTPLPRTTTPFTKKREQSSQGGLSYDDKVVVIIVACGAFVIAVVIITVWRLHARRKLHLSDIPSTLDTNIELQAKVYTHNTHL